TGATTGAGAAAGATACCAATTGAGTTGTGGGCAACCTCAATGCCTAGAAAATACTTGAGGCGGCCAAGATCCTTGAGGCGAAAACGATCATGTAAAAAGGTTATGAGAGCCTGAATTGCCTGTGGATCAGACCCAACGACAATGAGATCATCGACATAAACCAAGACTGTTGTGTAGGTAGTGGTCGAAGCTTTAACGAACAAGGAATAATCCGCCTTAGATTGGTGGTAACCGACATCAAGGAGGGACCGAGTCAAGGTCGAAAACCAATTTCGGGAAGCCTGTTGGAGACCGTACAAGGACTTCTGAAGTTTACAAAAACGAGTCTCCCCCTGCTTCGCATACTCGGGGGACGACACATGTAGACTTCTTCGTGAAGgtcaccatgaagaaaagcgTTATTGACATCCAATTGATGAAAATGCCAACCACGTACAGTAGCAACAGCAAGGAGGCTACAAACAGTAACTAATTTGGCAACAGAAGCAAAAGTATCGGTATAATCAAGACCTTCCTGTTGGGTATAACCTTTGACACCTAAGCGGGCCTTGTAACATTCAATACTGCCATCAGCATGGCACTTaatcttgtagatccatttacagccgATGGATTTCTTGCCTACAAGAAGAGATTGAAGGGACCAAGTCTGATTCAATTCAAGGGCATGGATCTCAACCTCCATGGCTGTACGCCAGTGGGGGTGTTTGCATGCCTCAATATAGGAACAGGGTTCATGGTTAGTAGATAATGCAATAATAAAAGCAAAATGAGAAAGGGAGAAATTTGCATATGAAAGTGAGTGATGAAGGGGGTAGGGCATGGTACCTGGTGGAAGAAGCGTGATGAGGCAGGGAACCAATGCGGATGCTGTAGTGCAATCATAGTCGTTGAGACGGACAGGGGTGGTACAAGGACGAGTAGAACGTCGTGGAGAGAGTAGAAAGCTGATGAAACTAACATCTTGTATCTATACCTTCAAGACTTTTGAATGAAAAcctcaaaaaatcaaagatacGTTGAAATATTTGTTCTTGATTCATTTTCTATGGTTGGGTTTTGGCCGATTCCTGACTGATTCTGATTCGAACAATGAAGCCAGTTGTCTGATTATGGATTAAGGCAAAGAAATGTTAATTGCTTACAAATACATTAACATTTCCCATCTCCAAACTTGGAAGAAAACAAGTACCAGCAAATTAGATCCATCGAACAGTTAAACAATGCATAAAGAGTGTGAGAAACAATCTTCAAATATTTATTTCTCAAGGATTTGCTGCAAATCTAAGACTAAACATTTTGATTGTTAATAATTCGCACTTACAAATGCACCACAATTCCCACATCCAAAACTTAGTAGGCAAGAAACCCAGAACCAACCTTTTCAACATCTAAGATCCAAAAATTTACATCACCTATGTAAGACCAAGAAGAAACAGACAATGAGAAGCAACAATTAACCACCACTAAGCCCTCTCACCACGGATCCTACGAGCAAGCTGGATATCTTTAGGCATAATAGTGACTCTCTTGGCATGTATGGCACAAAGATTAGTATCCTCAAAGAGACCCACAAGATAAGCCTCAGCAGCCTCTTGTAGAGCAGATACGGCACTGCTCTGGAATCGGAGATCGGTCTTGAAGTCCTGAGCAATCTCACGAACAAGACGCTGGAAGGGAAGCTTTCGGATTAGCAGTTCTGTGCTCTTCTGATACTTTCTGATCTCTCGAAGAGCCACTGTTCCAGGCCTGAATCGGTGGGGTTTCTTCACACCTCCGGTTGCCGGAGCGGACTTCCGAGCTGCCTTGGTTGCAAGTTGCTTGCGAGGAGCCTTTCCTCCTGTAGACTTTCTTGCTGTTTGCTTTGTTCTAGCCATTTCTATCTCCAACGGGAAGCAGAAGCAGACACAGACAAGATGcgaagagagaggaagagtgGCTTGTGATTTTTGGTGGGAGGCGGGAAGGGTTATGTAGATTTTGAGTTTTTGATGGAAGAGTCTTTTGCCGTTCGATTTATACGGTTATGGACGGATGAGATTATCTGTAATCGAGTGACACGGATCGTTGTCcgtgtttttttggtaaaagttttGCTTCTTTCTCTTCTGTCTAGTTTGTGGAAACTAGTAGGATTGCAGACTGAGGGACCTTCCGATTGGAATCTTTGTTTTGAAGAGTGAGTGTACCGCTGTATCAAGAAGTGTGACGTAGGAGTATCTCCGTAGTATGATGCGTATTCCTATCCAATGGTGTATGCGTAAGGTATGCAATAGTACATTTAattctttataaaaaaataaaaaataaaaagtacattTTTGTTCattctcacaaaaaaaaattttaaattcatcCTCTGAAGAAAAAGGATACAGATCTAAgaccagatttggtatgatttctaattcaatttcagattgatttcatgaaataatcaacaaatagatttttggtcaagaaattgaaattgttttaattgtatcaatatgaaatatttcagaaTAAAATATCtatttgatagttcaaatttTTAGGAtggattctctatatttctttgggaagggtggtggtggtggtggcagtggcagtggcGGTGGTGGCAGCGGTAACAATGGGTTGGTGGTGaaaccattaggagaagaagggtggtgttttatttttagcaTGAAAGTACTACTTTACTCATAAAaaaaccatgtgctcattaaagagcaagagtgaaataaaaaaagttagACTTACAACATTAAAATTTCCATTGATGAAATATATTGTGTTTCTCAttaaattacttgtacacctCCTATACTATGGTCCAGTTGTTTGACACCCCCAAAGATTGAAACTATTACTTGAGGCCCCCTTGCATTTTAAGATTTCTTACAATTAGCCTCTGTTCGTTAATCAGTCAACGTTTAGCGCTGAAGTCATGGGTTAGAAAAATCCTAAATGCCCAAACTATCCAAGGGTAGTGAGAATTGACCCTTCTTGGccatagtattttttttttttccgatcaGACCCTTTAGCCATAGTAGAAGGGAAGATGTCTTCCATTTCATTGTTGAACAAACCTCCACAGTCCACTCCATTTGTTGTTGCTGTGGCGATTTGTAAATGCCGGAGAAAAATGAAGCAAACAACTTAGGAACATCCTTCCATGGCCATAAAAAAACCCAACCATTCTTACTTgctttctgattttttttttcctccggAGAAAGAGGGGTCGGAGGAGCGCGATTGGAGAAACCAAAATG
The nucleotide sequence above comes from Telopea speciosissima isolate NSW1024214 ecotype Mountain lineage chromosome 3, Tspe_v1, whole genome shotgun sequence. Encoded proteins:
- the LOC122655654 gene encoding histone H3.2, with protein sequence MARTKQTARKSTGGKAPRKQLATKAARKSAPATGGVKKPHRFRPGTVALREIRKYQKSTELLIRKLPFQRLVREIAQDFKTDLRFQSSAVSALQEAAEAYLVGLFEDTNLCAIHAKRVTIMPKDIQLARRIRGERA